The following nucleotide sequence is from bacterium.
AAACAGACGGATGTGGATAAAGAGAAACTTGATGAAATTCTAAATAAATATGGTTTAACTGAAAAGTTTAGTAAGTTCAAGAAAAGGTATTATGGGAAATAATCAAAAAATTGTTATAGACAGTAGAATATTAACTAAAAAAGAATTGTTTAGAGAAAAAGAAAAATTCCGCAAAGAACGGGCTAAACTTACTTTTAATGAAAAAATAAAGGCACTTGTTCAATTACAACAGCTTGCAGTTAGCTGGGGAGGTAAAAAGGATGTAATTGTATGGAAAATATAAAATTATCAAAATCAATTGTGGGAGAGGAAGAAAAAAGGGCATTGGCAGAGGTGATTGATGAATCTTATCTTGGAATGGGACAATTCACTAAGAAATTTGAAGATAAGCTTGCCAGATACCTGGGAGTTAAGGAAGTTATCTGTGTAAATTCAGGAACCTCTGCTTTACACCTTTCCCTTATGTCAATATTAAAACCAGGGGATGAGGTATTAGTTCAATCTCTGACTTTTGTGGCATGTTATCAGGCAATATCTGCCTGTTTTGCCATTCCCATCTCTTGTGAAATTGACCCAAAGACTTGTTTAATCGACTTAAATGATGCAAAGAAAAGGATTACTAATAAAACAAAGGCAATAATGCCGGTTCACTATGCAGGAAGGGTTGGAGATTTAGATAAAATATATGACTTTGCAAGGGAATACAAATTAAGGGTAATCGAGGATGCCTCCCATAGCTTTGGGACAACCTATAAAGGCAAGAAAGTGGGTTCTATAGGGGATATTGTCTGCTTTAGCTTTGATGGCATAAAGAACATAACCTGTGGTGAAGGAGGGGCAATTGTTTCACAGGACAATAGTGTTCTGGAATACATTAAAGATGCAAGGTTGTTGGGTATTCATAAGGATACACAAAAGCGGTATCAAGGATTAAGGAGTTGGAAATTTGATGTTAGCCATCAGGGCTATAGATACCATATGAGCAATCTTTTTGCTGCTATTGGATTGGTTCAGTTAGATAGGCTTGAAGCCGAGTTTAAACCTGCTCGCCAAAGAATAGCAAAATACTATCAGAAAATGCTTAGGCCGATTAAGGGGATATTGCTCTTTGAAGATGATTATGAACAAACCATTCCCCATATATTTCCCATCAGGGTATTGGATGGTAAAAGGGATCTTTTAAGAGAATATTTAATGGATTCTGGCATTGAATGTGGCATACATTACTACCCAAATCATTTACTAACCTATTACGGCAACCTAAAGGGGAAGTTGCCAGTTACAGAGAAAATATATAACCAATTACTCTCTATTCCCCTCCATCCTGGATTGACAGAGGAAGATCGGGAATATATTATAGAGAATATAAGAAAGTTTTTTGAAACTACAGGAGGGAAAAAATGAAGGTGGTAATTTTGGCGGGTGGATTTGGAACAA
It contains:
- a CDS encoding DegT/DnrJ/EryC1/StrS family aminotransferase is translated as MENIKLSKSIVGEEEKRALAEVIDESYLGMGQFTKKFEDKLARYLGVKEVICVNSGTSALHLSLMSILKPGDEVLVQSLTFVACYQAISACFAIPISCEIDPKTCLIDLNDAKKRITNKTKAIMPVHYAGRVGDLDKIYDFAREYKLRVIEDASHSFGTTYKGKKVGSIGDIVCFSFDGIKNITCGEGGAIVSQDNSVLEYIKDARLLGIHKDTQKRYQGLRSWKFDVSHQGYRYHMSNLFAAIGLVQLDRLEAEFKPARQRIAKYYQKMLRPIKGILLFEDDYEQTIPHIFPIRVLDGKRDLLREYLMDSGIECGIHYYPNHLLTYYGNLKGKLPVTEKIYNQLLSIPLHPGLTEEDREYIIENIRKFFETTGGKK